The window CCGAAAGCGCAGGCTCTGGGGCTCCGTTTCTTCCTTGACGGGCGTGATGGTGCGGGTGGGTGTTTTGGCCAAGCGGCGCACCACCGCCTCCAGACTGGCGATGCGCCTTTTGAGATCGGCGATCTCGGCGCGGTGTGTGGCTTGGGCCTTTTTCAGAACCGCCGATTGGGTGCGCGATTCTTTTTTGGCGATGCGTGAAATCTCGGTTTTTAATTGGGCTGCAAAGTTGCTCATAGTCTGTCCATCCGTTCAGAACAATGATCATACGCACACCATGCGCCCAGCGCCTGGCCATGATGGGTCGTGTGGCGTGCCGATTCGTTGCGTGGTGATCGGCTGACATGTCGGCTGACATGTCGCCTGAGCAGCAGGCCAAACGGCAATGGCTGCTTAAATACAGAAACTGAGCGCCCCATCAGCCTGATGGGGCCGACAGCTTGAGCACTTGAACAGAGGAGCCCCCATGAACCCTTCACTCAAAGGTCAAATCGCTTGGATCACCGGCGGAGGCAGTGGCATCGGGCTGGCCGGGGCCATGGCGCTGGCCCAGGCCGGGGCGCATGTGGTGATCTCGGGCCGCAACGCCGCCACCAACACCAGCACTTTGGCGGCCCTGCAGACCGTGGGCAGTGCCCAGGCCCTGCTGCTGGACGTGGCCGACAAGCACGCCGTCAAAGCAGCCGTGCAGCAGATTCTGGACCAACACGGGCGCATCGACATTTTGGTGACCAGTGCGGGGACCAACGCCACGCAGCGCAATTTCGACGTGGTCACGCCCGAGGCCTGGGACGACGTGGTGGCCATCAACCTGTCGGGTTTGTTTTATTGTGTGCACGCTGTCTTGCCCGCCATGCGCCAGCAGCAAGGCGGCTTGATTATCAACGTGTCCTCATGGGCGGGGCTCTACGCATCCAAGCTCACTGGCCCGGCCTACAACGCCACCAAACGCGCCGTGCTGGCCCTGACCGAATCCATCAACATGGAAGAGTGCACAAACGGCATCCGCGCCACATCCCTCTTGCCCGGCGAAGTGGCCACGCCCATTTTGGACAAGCGGCCCGTGCCGCCGTCTGCCGAGCAACGCGAATTGATGGTGCAGGCCGAGGACATGGGCCAGGCCATCCTGTTTGTGGCGCAAATGCCTGCACGCACCTGCATCAACGAGTTGATCATCTCCCCCACCTTCAACCGCTTTTACACAGGCGGGCTGGAATCACCGCCCAAACGCTGAGCCCGGTGGCATCTCCCCAGCCCATGAGCCAACTTTTCAGCGACAGCGCCCGGCACCGCCGCATCGGCATTGCGCTGGTGACGGTGACCACCTTGATGTTTGCGGTGCTCGATGCCTCGGCCAAGTGGCTGGTGGTCACCTTGCCCGTGATGCAGGTGGTGTGGATGCGCTTTCTCACGCATTCGCTGTTTTCCGTCGCGGTGTTTGCACCATCGGTCAAAGGCGACTTGCTGCGCTGGCGGCACCCGCGATTGCAGCTGCTGCGCGGCTTGATGCTGGCGTCCATGACGGCGCTCAATTTCTGGGCCTTGCAGTATTTACAGCTGGCCGAAACCGGGGCCATGCAGTTTTCCGTACCGATTTTGATCGCCCTGCTGTCGGCCTGGTGGCTGGGCGAGCGGCTGGACGCCAAGCGCTGGCTGGCGATTGCGGTGGGCTTTGCGGGCGTGTTGGTCATCATCCGCCCTGGCAGCCAAGGCTTTCACCCGGCCATCTTGTTGTCAGCCCTCAACGCCATTTTGTATGCTCTCTTCAACATGATGACGCGCTACCTGGCCAGCAGCGAAAACCCGGCCACCACGCAAATGACCTCGGCGGTGGTGGCCACTTTGGCGCTGACGCCCCTGGCGCTGTGGCAATGGCAACAACCGGCCACGCTGCTCGAGTGGTTCGTGATGGCGCTGGCGGGTTTGTGTGGCGGCATTGGACACTACTTTGTGGCCGTGGCGCACCGCTATGCCTCGGCAGCGGTGCTGGGGCCGTTTTTGTACCAGCAGATCCTTTACATGACGGTGCTCGGCTGGCTGGTCTTTGGCCAGGTGCCCGACATGGCCGTGGTGCTGGGTGCCTTGGTGGTGGTGGGCAGCGGCCTGTATTTGTTGTGGCGTGAGTTTCAAGGTCAAATCGAGGCGTGATCGACCCAAGCCTGCGCCAGTTTGGGCCAAGCAGCCCACAGTCAGATCGGTGACACAAAGCCAGCCTCACAACGCACAAGATGCGAGGCACGCACAGCACGCATCTTGTGCTTGGGACGTCACCACAGGAGTTTTGCATGTCTACTTCTCCCCGTTGGAAACACCGCCCACCCGGCTCGAACTGGGGCGACTTTGGGCCTGACGATCAGTACGGTCGCATAAACCTGTTGACCCCCGAGAAAGTGTTGCAAGGTATGCAAGAGGTGCGCACGGGGCAAACCTTCAACCTGAGCCTGCCGCTGGATTTTCCGGGGGGCAACGTGCTCAACCCCCGGCGTCAGCCACCTGTGCTGCGCCCCACCCTGCGCGGTGACAAGCCCAACATGAACTACCAACTGCTGTGCGACGACCCGGCCTGCACCGATGTGGTGTGCGACGACTTGGTCATCATGCACTTGCAGTACAGCACCCAGTGGGACAGCTTGGCGCATGTGGGCTCGATGTTCGACGCCAACGGCGACGGCGTGACTGAGCCGGTGTACTACAACGGCTTTCGTGCAGGCACCGATGTCGTGGGGCCCAGCAGTGGATCGGGCGCTGGCATTTTTGGTTTCCCCGAGATCGCCCGCGAATCCACCTCTTCGGCCAAGGCCTTGGGCATCGAGAAGATGTCTGAGCGCTGCGTGCAAGGCCGCGCAGTCATGATCGACCTGCATGCCCACCTGGGCCGCGAGCGGGTGCGGGTAGGCTACGACCTGCTGATGGACATCATGCGCAAGGACAGTGTGGTGGTGGAGCCCGGCGACATGGTGTGCCTGCACACGGGCTTTGCGCAGATGCTGCTGGAGATGAACAAACAGCCCGACCCGCATGCGGTGGAAAACTCGTGCGCCGTGCTGGAGGGGCGCGACGAGCGGCTGCTGCAGTGGATCACCGATTCGGGCCTGGTGGCGCTGATCGCCGACAACTACGCGGTCGAAGGCTTGCCCGCCACACCTCGCCCCGGCAGCTGCGCAGCTTTGCCCTTGCACGAGCATTGCCTGTTCAAGCTGGGCGTGCACCTGGGCGAGATTTGGCACCTGACCCCATTGGCCAACTGGCTGCGCGAGCAGGGTCGCCACCGCTTTTTGCTCACGGCACCGCCCCTTCGCTTGCCCGGGGCCATTGGCTCGCCCGCCACGCCCATCGCCACCGTGTGAGTCCTCTGACAATTCAGCGGCTTGGGCAGCGACAATCGGGCAGCCGGAAAAAAGTTCCTGGAAGAAAAAATGCCGATTAGGGAATGCCGGTAAGGAAGTGGCCGATGGATTTGCAATTGCTGGACTTTGACTGCAGTGAAGACACCGAGGGCGTGGTGTGCTGGGACGCGCTGGCGCAGCCGCTGCCGCGCCACAACCACGCTTTGCTGCAGGAGGTAGCGAAGGTGCTGGCCTGGGCCCATGGCTTTGACGCACAAGGCCCCGGTCCGCTGGAGGACGGCGCCCACTGGGACTTTGACCTGCAAGCCACGCTGCGCCCCGAGGGCCCTGACCCGCAAGCGGCCCGCCTGATGTTGGACCCCCAAACGGGTCAGATCACACTTTCAGCAGCCGATCTGGCGCACCCCCTGGCATTGAGTTTGAGCCTCAGTGGCACGCCCGGCTTTGCTCAAGCCTTTCGCGAACACTGGGGCGCCCCATGACCGCCCCCCAAGCCGTCACGCAGGTCCACAAAAGCCATACCCAGTCCCCCACGGTGAGCTGGCGCGAAGCCCTGAAGTTCTGGTGTTGGCTGGGCTGCATGAGTTTTGGCGGCCCCGCCGGGCAGATCGCACTGATGCACGAAGAGTTGGTGGTGCGCCGCCGCTGGATGTCTGAAAAACGTTACCTGCACGCGCTGAACTACTGCATGCTGCTGCCCGGCCCCGAGGCGCAACAACTGGCCACTTACATGGGTTGGTTGATGCACGGCACACGTGGCGGGATTGCCGCCGGGGCCTTGTTTGTGCTGCCGTCTTTGGTGCTGCTGATCGTGCTGAGCTGGGCCTACACCGCTTGGGGGCAACACCCATGGGGGCAAGCGCTGCTGTGGGGCTTAAAGCCTGCCGTGACGGCGTTGGTGCTGCAAGCGGCGCACCGCTTGGCCCTGCGCACTTTGAAGGCCCGCTGGTTGTGGGTGCTGGCGGTGCTGGCCTTGTTGGGCATGCTTTGGGGCCTGCCCGCGGCCGTGATCATTTTGGGTGCAGCGGTCACCGGCTATGTCGTGTCGCGCCAAGCACTGTCCCCTCCTGCTCCTGATGCGAAGCCCGCAAGTCCCACTCCTGCCTCCAACTCTGCCCCAGCTTGGTTGGACGATGACACACCGCCGCCGCCCCACACGCACTACAGCCACCCGCGCCTGGTGCGGGCGCTGGCCATCGGTGTGGGGCTGTGGGCCCTGAGCCTGGGCCTGATCGTGCTGGTGTTTGGCCTGGGCCACACCCTCACACAAATGGGTGGCTTTTTCACCCAAGCGGCCTTTCTGACCTTTGGGGGGGCTTACGCAGTGCTGCCCATGGTGACCCAGGCGGCGGTGGTGCATTACGGCTGGCTCAACGCCGCGCAAATGATGGACGGTCTGGCATTGGGCGAGAGCACACCAGGCCCGCTGATCATGGTGGTGGCGTTTGTGGGCTTTTTGGGGGGGCACAGCCAGGCTTTGTTTGGCCACCCTGTGCTGGGCGGCGTGGTAGCCGCCTGCGTGGTGACCTGGTTCACTTTTTTGCCCTCGTTTGTGTTCATTTTGGCGGGCGGCCCCCTGGTGGAGTCCACACGCCACATGCCCTCACTGACCGGCCCCCTGCAAGGCATCATGGCGGCGGTGATCGGCATGATCGTTTACCTGGCGGGTGTGTTTGCCCGCCAAACCTGGCTGCCCGGAGGCTGGCACATGCTGCCCGATCTGGGGGCCATGGCACTCACCGTTTTGGCCACCTGGTTGCTGATTCGCAAACAACTGAGCGTGTTCAAGCTGCTTGGCCTGTGCACGGTGCTGGGCCTGGTGTGGCAATTGTGGGTCTGACCCTGAGCAACCGGGCCAAAACGAACCGAGCCAACCGGGGCAAAAGCCGCGTCAAGCAGAGGACAATGGTGGCCTTTGTAACCCCAGACACCCCATGAGCACCCTGCCCCCTTGCCCCCAATGCCACGACGAATATGCTTACCCCGATGGTGACCTGCTGATTTGCCCCAGCTGCGGCCATGAGTGGCATCCGGGCGAAACCACCCCCTCCGAAGCGGCCAAAATCTGGAAAGACGCCAACGGCAATGTGTTGCAAGACGGCGATACCGTCACCTTGGTCAAGGACTTGAAGATCAAAGGCTCCTCGGCCGTGGTCAAAGTGGGCACCAAGGTCAAGAACATCCGTCTGATTGAAGGCGACCACGACATCGATTGCAAAATCGATGGCTTCGGTCCCATGCAACTCAAAAGCGGGTTTGTGAAAAAGGTCTGAGCCTGCAGCCGTTTTTATCAGGCGCCAAGATGTTCCCGGTGCCCTCGGTCTCCGTCAAACGCGACAGGTTCTCCCCCAAAACCAGTATCGCCATCCCTTTTTAAAATCCGAACCTGTGCGTCTGTGCGTTAATTCACCTCCAGAACGCCCGCCCAGACCATGACCTCAGAATTCCAGATCGACATCCCCGCCTCCTTCATGGCGCTTTACGTGCCACCCGGCAAGATCAAGCCCACACTGGGCCAGCGCGAGCTGGCCGCCCGTTACGAGTTGTGTGAAGACTTGGCCAACCTGTTGACAGAAAAAGCCGCCAACATGCAATTCACACTGGGCATCACCGAAGAGCTGGTGCTGGCGCAATGCGAGGCCGGTCTGTTGGCAGAGCCTGCCGTGGTCACCCCGGACGAAGCACGCTGGGTGGTGTGCCGCCTGGCCGAGTTGCTGCAGTGGCCGATGTACCAGCTCTTGCAATCGCCTGCCGCCCACACCGCCCGGTGACCCCGCCATGAGCACATCCGATCTGCACAGGCTGCTCACAGCCCCCATCCTGCCCACCTTGCTGCGCTTGGCCGCTCCCAATGTGCTGGCCATGGTGATGACGGTGCTGGTGGGTATTGCCGAGACCTATTACGTGGGCCGCTTGGGCACGACCCCCTTGGCGGCCATGGCGCTGGTGTTCCCGTTTGCCATGCTCACCCAAATGATGTCGGCCGGTGCCATGGGCGGGGGCGTATCGGCCGCCATCAGCCGGGCCCTGGGCGCCTCGGACCTGGTGCGGGCGCAAAGCCTGGTGCAACATGCCTTGCTCATTGGCCTGGGCGCAGGCCTGGTCTACAGCGCCCTGTTTCTGCTGTGGGGCCCTGACTTTTACGCTTGGCTGGGGGGTCGTGGTGCCGTGCAAGACCAAGCGGTGCAATACGGCCAAGTGCTGTTTGCAGGCGCCGTCTTGGTCTGGCTGCTCAACACACTGGCCTCCATCGTGCGGGGTACGGGCAATATGCGTGCGCCCTCTTTGGCGCTGGTGGCCACAGCATTGCTGCAAATTGCGCTGAGTGGTGCGCTGTCCTTGGGAGCGGGTCCGGTGCCTGCCTTGAGCATGGTGGGGGTCGCCTTGGGCCACATCTTGGCCACAGCCGCAGGCGTGCTCTATTTCCTGTGGTACCTCATTCGCAGCCAGGGGCGCTTGACGCTGCACCTGCAGGGCTTTGTGATTCAGCGCAGCTTGTTGGCCGACATCTTGCGGGTCGGGGCCGTGGCCTGCTTGTCGCCCGTGCAGTCGGTGCTGGCGATCCTGATTTTTACCGGCCTGCTGGCGCAGCTGGGCACCGAGGCACTGGCAGGCTACGGCATCGGCCAGCGGCTGGAGTTTTTGCTGATACCCATCGCCTTTGGCATTGGCGTGGCCGCTGTGCCCATGGTGGGCATGGCCATGGGCGCGGGCCAGGTGGCACGGGCGCGGCGCGTGGCCTGGGTGGCCGCGGGTCTTTCAGCCCTGAACCTGGGGGTGATCGGTGCGGTGGTCACCCTGGCCCCAGATGTGTGGGCACGCCTGTTCACGCAAGACGAGACCGTTCTGGCCTTTGCGCGGCAATACCTGGTGACGGCCGGACCGGCCTTTCCTTTCTTTGGGCTGGGGCTGACGCTGTATTTCGCATCACAAGGGGCAGGCCAGGTCATTGGGCCGGTGCTGGCCGGCACAGTGCGGCTGGTTTTGGTGGCGGGGGCGGGTTGGTGGTTGGCGCAACACCAGGGCACGGCGGGCGATTTTTATGGTTTGGTGGCCTGGGCCATGGTGATTTATGGAGTGGTCACGGCTGCGGCCGTGGCCTTCACGCCTTGGGCCTCTTCAGCTGGCCGCGCCTCCAAGTGAGTCAAGACCCGACCCACAAGCGACTCAAACCCAATGAGGCAGCCGCTCAGGCATCAAAAAAAGGCGTGGATTTGTGGCGGCGGGAGACTTGACCGAGGCGGTCATAGAGATCAACGGTGGCCGCTGACTCGCCCTGAAGGGCCTGCAAAGCACCTTGGACCGCCTGCAACTGGCGCTGCAGCAGCTGCATGTTGCGCAAATGGTCTTGTTTGCACTGGAGCAGGTCGGGCTGGAGGTTTTGCCACTGGGCGGGCACCGGATCCAAGCCAGCCGCCCACTGGGCGACTTGAGACAGACGCTGCAAAATCTGAATTCTTTCTTCCTGCAAAGCCTCAAAGCCCGCCATGTCGCGGGCTTTCAACACTTCAAACTCCTGCGCCAACAACTCGGCCAGACGTGCAGCATCCACCGGCGCATGGGCGAGCAAGGCGTCCATGGTGCCGTTTGGCGTGCTCGATGCCGACAAGCTGGGGCTCAGGCTCATGCCAAGCTTATTCCGAGATCATTTTTTCAATGGCCATGAAACTTTCGGCGATGCGGCGCGAGTCCAGCGGGTATTGACCTTGCTGGATGGCCGTTTTGATGGCATCCACTTTGGCGCGGTCGAATGCTGGCTCTTGAGTGGCTTTTTGGGCCACAGCACTCAGCTTGACTTCGTCAGTCTGGGGCGCCAATACCTTGCTCAAGCCTTCGGGCGCTGCATCAGCCGAGCGCTCCTGGGCCTTCGCAGCCGCTTGGCGACTGGACGAGTCCAATTGGGCTGCCCGACGGTAACTGGAGATGGGATCAGTCATGATGGTTCTCTTTTCTGGTCTCTGTTCAATGAGCTGAGACCTCGCTCACAAGGAGAATCGACACCTGATTCTAGAACTTGAGCCCAACAGATCAAAATATTTTGAATTTCACGATAGGGTCATTCAAAGCCCCTGAACCTGGTTGGGACCTTTGACCAATCCCGTGAGCATACGCCCAGAATCGCGGTTTTTGAGCTTGATTTGCTCACCATATCGACCATCTTGCTGCGCTTCTACCCGGGCCGAGATCTGAAAACCCTGGGCTTGCCCCACCGACATCAGCACCATCTGCCCCCTTTTGACGAGCACGGTGGGCCGAATGTCTTGGCTGCGCAGCGGGGTGTCGGGGCGGACATCACGCAACACCTCGCTGTGCAAAATTTGGGACATTTGCTCCAGCACATTGACGGGCATGCCTGGAGTATCGACAGTAGCCAGCCGAACATGAGCCTCGGTCAGGATCATTCCGCGCTGCAGGGGGACAGCGGCCACCAGCACCTGGCGTTTCTCAACCGGGGCGGATTCTGCCTTGGCCTGCCCGGGCTGTACCGCCACGCGCCCGGCCACGGTCACACGCACAAACAGTTGCCAAGCCGGTTGGGCGCAGCGCACACGAATGGTGTCGGGGCTGGCAAAGGGCAAGTCCA is drawn from Limnohabitans sp. 63ED37-2 and contains these coding sequences:
- a CDS encoding helix-turn-helix domain-containing protein; the encoded protein is MSNFAAQLKTEISRIAKKESRTQSAVLKKAQATHRAEIADLKRRIASLEAVVRRLAKTPTRTITPVKEETEPQSLRFRADGFASLRKKFGLSAVQMAQLLGVSNQSVYHWEAGKSKPRAAQLQAIAAVRKLGKKEVTARLAQMSTPNQVP
- a CDS encoding SDR family oxidoreductase, with the translated sequence MNPSLKGQIAWITGGGSGIGLAGAMALAQAGAHVVISGRNAATNTSTLAALQTVGSAQALLLDVADKHAVKAAVQQILDQHGRIDILVTSAGTNATQRNFDVVTPEAWDDVVAINLSGLFYCVHAVLPAMRQQQGGLIINVSSWAGLYASKLTGPAYNATKRAVLALTESINMEECTNGIRATSLLPGEVATPILDKRPVPPSAEQRELMVQAEDMGQAILFVAQMPARTCINELIISPTFNRFYTGGLESPPKR
- a CDS encoding DMT family transporter, coding for MSQLFSDSARHRRIGIALVTVTTLMFAVLDASAKWLVVTLPVMQVVWMRFLTHSLFSVAVFAPSVKGDLLRWRHPRLQLLRGLMLASMTALNFWALQYLQLAETGAMQFSVPILIALLSAWWLGERLDAKRWLAIAVGFAGVLVIIRPGSQGFHPAILLSALNAILYALFNMMTRYLASSENPATTQMTSAVVATLALTPLALWQWQQPATLLEWFVMALAGLCGGIGHYFVAVAHRYASAAVLGPFLYQQILYMTVLGWLVFGQVPDMAVVLGALVVVGSGLYLLWREFQGQIEA
- a CDS encoding cyclase family protein; the encoded protein is MSTSPRWKHRPPGSNWGDFGPDDQYGRINLLTPEKVLQGMQEVRTGQTFNLSLPLDFPGGNVLNPRRQPPVLRPTLRGDKPNMNYQLLCDDPACTDVVCDDLVIMHLQYSTQWDSLAHVGSMFDANGDGVTEPVYYNGFRAGTDVVGPSSGSGAGIFGFPEIARESTSSAKALGIEKMSERCVQGRAVMIDLHAHLGRERVRVGYDLLMDIMRKDSVVVEPGDMVCLHTGFAQMLLEMNKQPDPHAVENSCAVLEGRDERLLQWITDSGLVALIADNYAVEGLPATPRPGSCAALPLHEHCLFKLGVHLGEIWHLTPLANWLREQGRHRFLLTAPPLRLPGAIGSPATPIATV
- the chrA gene encoding chromate efflux transporter; the encoded protein is MTAPQAVTQVHKSHTQSPTVSWREALKFWCWLGCMSFGGPAGQIALMHEELVVRRRWMSEKRYLHALNYCMLLPGPEAQQLATYMGWLMHGTRGGIAAGALFVLPSLVLLIVLSWAYTAWGQHPWGQALLWGLKPAVTALVLQAAHRLALRTLKARWLWVLAVLALLGMLWGLPAAVIILGAAVTGYVVSRQALSPPAPDAKPASPTPASNSAPAWLDDDTPPPPHTHYSHPRLVRALAIGVGLWALSLGLIVLVFGLGHTLTQMGGFFTQAAFLTFGGAYAVLPMVTQAAVVHYGWLNAAQMMDGLALGESTPGPLIMVVAFVGFLGGHSQALFGHPVLGGVVAACVVTWFTFLPSFVFILAGGPLVESTRHMPSLTGPLQGIMAAVIGMIVYLAGVFARQTWLPGGWHMLPDLGAMALTVLATWLLIRKQLSVFKLLGLCTVLGLVWQLWV
- a CDS encoding zinc ribbon domain-containing protein YjdM gives rise to the protein MSTLPPCPQCHDEYAYPDGDLLICPSCGHEWHPGETTPSEAAKIWKDANGNVLQDGDTVTLVKDLKIKGSSAVVKVGTKVKNIRLIEGDHDIDCKIDGFGPMQLKSGFVKKV
- a CDS encoding MATE family efflux transporter, translated to MSTSDLHRLLTAPILPTLLRLAAPNVLAMVMTVLVGIAETYYVGRLGTTPLAAMALVFPFAMLTQMMSAGAMGGGVSAAISRALGASDLVRAQSLVQHALLIGLGAGLVYSALFLLWGPDFYAWLGGRGAVQDQAVQYGQVLFAGAVLVWLLNTLASIVRGTGNMRAPSLALVATALLQIALSGALSLGAGPVPALSMVGVALGHILATAAGVLYFLWYLIRSQGRLTLHLQGFVIQRSLLADILRVGAVACLSPVQSVLAILIFTGLLAQLGTEALAGYGIGQRLEFLLIPIAFGIGVAAVPMVGMAMGAGQVARARRVAWVAAGLSALNLGVIGAVVTLAPDVWARLFTQDETVLAFARQYLVTAGPAFPFFGLGLTLYFASQGAGQVIGPVLAGTVRLVLVAGAGWWLAQHQGTAGDFYGLVAWAMVIYGVVTAAAVAFTPWASSAGRASK
- a CDS encoding flagellar protein FlgN — its product is MSLSPSLSASSTPNGTMDALLAHAPVDAARLAELLAQEFEVLKARDMAGFEALQEERIQILQRLSQVAQWAAGLDPVPAQWQNLQPDLLQCKQDHLRNMQLLQRQLQAVQGALQALQGESAATVDLYDRLGQVSRRHKSTPFFDA
- the flgM gene encoding flagellar biosynthesis anti-sigma factor FlgM, giving the protein MTDPISSYRRAAQLDSSSRQAAAKAQERSADAAPEGLSKVLAPQTDEVKLSAVAQKATQEPAFDRAKVDAIKTAIQQGQYPLDSRRIAESFMAIEKMISE
- the flgA gene encoding flagellar basal body P-ring formation chaperone FlgA, with product MKPSMQMLCRLLDQVTIRGLWFGVVFCLSSWSAVAAVPATPAAALQKSVIEWVVQTQSVAPEAVVLAPLDPRLQIQPCSKPLNMDLPFASPDTIRVRCAQPAWQLFVRVTVAGRVAVQPGQAKAESAPVEKRQVLVAAVPLQRGMILTEAHVRLATVDTPGMPVNVLEQMSQILHSEVLRDVRPDTPLRSQDIRPTVLVKRGQMVLMSVGQAQGFQISARVEAQQDGRYGEQIKLKNRDSGRMLTGLVKGPNQVQGL